In the genome of Nitrospiria bacterium, one region contains:
- the lgt gene encoding prolipoprotein diacylglyceryl transferase has protein sequence MHPILLQFGNVEIRWYGVMIALAFLAGTFLGVREARRKGYNPELIYDLLFYVMIAGVVGARLYYVLVSNPVYFLYHPLDIVAIWRGGLALHGGLVGGLLAGIWFCKKRQLAFWSFADLLTPSIMLGQAVGRGACTLNGCSYGKPTRLPWAVTFTNPAAQAPHNIPLHPTQFYEMTTDLLIFAILWNFRKKTRFDGQLFLMYAIVYAIARFVLEFFRGDSLLFGGVFPVPQVFSVVLFIVALAVYFWRQSVSGRASPAPVSIR, from the coding sequence ATGCATCCTATTCTGCTCCAGTTCGGAAACGTGGAAATCCGCTGGTACGGCGTAATGATCGCCCTGGCCTTCCTGGCCGGGACCTTCCTCGGCGTCCGCGAGGCTCGTCGAAAGGGGTACAATCCGGAGTTGATCTATGATCTCCTATTCTATGTCATGATCGCCGGCGTCGTCGGGGCCCGTCTTTACTACGTCCTGGTTTCCAACCCGGTTTATTTCCTTTACCATCCCTTGGATATCGTGGCGATCTGGCGAGGCGGGTTGGCCTTGCACGGCGGATTGGTGGGAGGATTGCTGGCCGGGATTTGGTTCTGTAAGAAACGGCAGCTGGCCTTCTGGAGCTTCGCCGATCTCCTGACCCCCTCCATCATGCTGGGTCAGGCCGTCGGTCGAGGAGCCTGCACCTTGAACGGCTGCAGTTACGGAAAACCGACCAGGCTCCCCTGGGCCGTCACCTTCACCAATCCGGCGGCCCAAGCCCCGCACAATATCCCGCTCCATCCGACCCAGTTCTACGAAATGACCACGGATCTTCTCATCTTTGCGATCCTGTGGAACTTCCGGAAGAAAACCCGGTTTGACGGCCAGCTGTTTCTGATGTACGCGATCGTCTATGCCATCGCCCGGTTCGTTCTGGAATTCTTTCGCGGCGATTCCTTGCTGTTCGGCGGGGTTTTCCCTGTCCCTCAGGTCTTCAGCGTCGTTTTATTCATCGT